The stretch of DNA GTGACCAGACATAACTCGAATACGTTTGCAGTATTCGGCATCCCAGATCTCTACTAGACCATTGTTGGTACCAATGGCCAGTGTGCTCCCTTTATTTGTCCACTCCAACCCCGTGATTACGTCCCCACCTTCGCCGAGTTCCACTCCAGCAGCAAGGTCACACAGCTTTGTGACTTTGCTGCTCTGTGCACTCCAAAGGTAAACGCAAGAGTTAAGGCCAACGCCGAGCACGTTTGATGCTGACCATGAGATTAAATTGAGGTAGAAATCATCTGCGAGATCCGGTGCGTCAAGGACTTTGAAAGGTGTTTTGGGTATAGCTCGTACGCCCTTCTGAGGACTCAACAGGACTCGCTGGGACTCTTTACCGACAGGACTAAGACTATATGCAGGGTGACTCATGTCCTCCAGCGTCTCGGCTCGATTCGTCACACCACTCAATCCCGCCGTCCGACTTGGTGATCCGAAGTTCAAGATGCGTTTCTTCGTGGGTGTCGAAGGAGAGAAACCACCATTTGTTGATGAATTGGGTGGAGGGGAAAAAGCAGATCGACGGGTTGCGGATTGAGAATTGGATTCGCCTCGGGGTACAGATGCAGTGAGAGCCACCTGGGACTGGTGGGCCCTATGGTGAGACGAGCTGGGACCTGCTCCTGGAGGACGACCATGCCCCGAAGTGGGTGTCGAGGGAGCGTGCATAGGCAAAGGTGGTAACGTTGACGCCGGAGACAGTTCCCTTTCCATTGCCGCTCCTGAAGGATTACCAGGTCCAGAAGCTGGAAGTGCCATAGGTGGTGGGCGATGATGTAAAGGAGTATTCCCAGCGCTAGAAACGGGGTAGGAAGGTGGATTTGATGGTATGTTCGAGTTATCAAATGTCATGGGTTGAGCGAGTTTCTGATGTCTTGTCTTTGCAGGCTGATTATTTGGtcgaggagaggatgtaggagaaggaaaaagttCGGTCTTCAGAAGATGAGTAAAGGTTGCTTGCACTTGCTCTGTCTTGTCATTAGGGACAATCTATCTCTCCCTAGACCAGCTGACATACCTCTTCGGACGTCACCATCACTAGGCAGTTGCccgctttttctcctgGTCTTGACTTTGACTTGCCCCCTCACACCTTCCATGAACTGGTAAGCAGCATGCAGATCGGACCCTTCCCTCGTCGGTATAAACCTGTGATAACGTCAGCCTCAATCTTCCTATTCGTCAAGTTTGAGGGCTATGCAACATCGTTCCTAGCAACAATACGTTCACCACCACAAACAAACACACAACACATAAAACGTAACCCTGCGCTTGGACATGACGACCAACCCAACACACTACGATCTCACAGCTTGCGTGGCTCTACACTCACCTGTCTCCATACTCTCTGGTGATTCCCTTACCCTTTAATCTAGGGCTTGAACTCTTGGTGGGAGTCATTCCAACACTCCCAAACACATCCATTTTGCTTTCTCGAGCTTCCACACCTGCTGGCCCCAAGCGACTGCTGCTGGCGACAGCCGGGTTTGTTGATCGAAGGTCATATCTTGGTGATTGAGAAACAGGTGACGGCGGTACTGTAATTGAGGAGCGGATACGGCGAGAGAACTCTGTATCGTAGATGGACATATCTTGTGCTGTTCGCTGTTGTCGTTGTTGTCGTGGGAGGAACCGTTACTGCTGACAGGATACAGAGGATGTGGGAATGAGAGCCAAAGACGAGGAACGACAACAGTAGAGGTGACAACAGAGCAACAGGTGgcgggaagaagaagaagaaggaaggaaggaaggaagaggaaaccACGAAtaagaaagaagacgagtggatggatgaaagatgaagcgTGTTTGCATGTCCACTGGGCGATGTGTGCGAGATGCAACGGGACCATTTCCCACTCAAACATACAACTACATTTGAATACTAAATACCATCCAGATATTCCAAAGTCCCTATAGTCTAGTGGTTATGACGTCACATTGTGGCTGTGGAGGCGCCTGTTCGATTCAGGCTAGGGACATCCACGAtattctttttttgttttctcGTTTTGTAGTACTTTTTCTTGTCACCCGGCGGTCTACGACCTGATCTTGACCGCCTTGTTCAAGAATTGATTCAGTCAAGTAGCCCATTTGATCAAAACATTTCGTCATTGACTGCATTTTTTGTTTTGCCTCAAGATTGGCCCTGTCATGACTCCTCTCTCAGACCGGATAGCACAGTCCTCGACATCACTCTACGAAACTCTTCCAAAGCACGGAAAACCTAGTGTTAGGGATAATGGTGTCCCAGAATGGACGATCCTGTCCGTCATCTCACTTGTCGTACGACAGCCTTCAACTTTCGACAGCGATCATTCCGACGTAGTAATTCCGGTGTCCTTGGGTACAGGAGTCAAGGTCTTGCCTCACCAGAGATTGCCTCCGTTAGGCGATGCCGTTCATGATTGCCATGGCGAGGTTGTCGCTCGGCGGGGATTTGTTCGATGGTTGATATTCCAAGCCGCTTTGCTTGACCAGAAGGAAAATGGAGAGATTGGTCAAGGACCACGTGCCTTATATGTCGAACGaggagagaatggaaagCTTAAACTGAAAGATGGCGTAGACGTTTGGCTGTACGTCTCGGCTTTACCTGTTCGTATATTTTTGATATTGTCCCTTTTTTATGCACATCTGACCTCGTTTCGCCATATTCTGCGTTCACTGATCATCAATAGTGTGGAGATGCCTCTACCTTGTATACCGCAATGCACCAACCTCCCGAGGAGGCCTCCCAATGGACAGAGCCACCAATTCCCCAAGATACTCTAGCATCATCTTCGACTTCATTATTCGCCTCTTCCCACCCGTTGCGAGGTCGCAATACCTACTCAACTGTGTCAACACTACGTACCAAACCTGGTCGACCTGATTCACCCCCCACAACCTCCATGTCATGCTCCGACAAGATCGCTATTTGGGTTTGTGTGGGACTACAAGGCGGATTGCTAGCTGATCTATACGAAAAGGTGAAGCTTGAGGGTCTGGTGATAGGTGGTGTTGAACAGCCTCCTGAATGGACTGACCGCAAGAACGTCTGGGAAGATAAAATCAAGGCGGAAGCAGCTAGGGCATTGTATGGAAGATTGGAAAGCATCAAGTGTACGTTATTTCTTACAATGCCCAGACAATATACCGGTGGTTGACTTCAACCAGCCATGCTACCGAAAGAGTATCCTTTACATAAACCCCAACTCCATTTTACACCTATGCCATTCTCCCATTCCAAGCCCTCTATTTCCTCCACATACCCGACCGCCCCTGAACCACAACCATCACCGTTATCGCTATCATTTCTCCCTTGGCTTTTAATTCCGGACTATAAGCCTGGTAAACCGCCCAAGCAAAGTGAACGGGAAATCATCTCGAATGGCACCCGTCTTGGCTTCCCGTGGAAGGCGCCTGGGACAACTCCTGTCAGGCCAAAAGGGAGGTCACGGTTGTGTAAGATTGAGACCCTACTCGCGTATGAGGGGTTACTGGATACGCGTCAGTTGAAGGATCAGAAGACATACTGGGAGTACAAGCACCGTTCCATGTCCGCATACCAGACAGCCAAATCTCTCTTGCGGGGCATACCCAAGAAGGTCCCAGGAACTGGCGTTTGGCAGCAACTGGGTGAAGTGTGGAGTACGTTTGCGCCGGAAGGGTTGATAGAGGATCAGCAAGCACCGCCTTTTAAAGGATGGCTAGTAAGCGGAAAAGATTACGAGTCTTTTACTTCTGTAGGTGAATTGTTACGAGGGGCTGACAATATTTCATGACTGGTAATGATATAATGATTATGCATGGTCTGCGTGTACGGAACCCGTGACGTGAGATATGTTAAAGTGACACGAGGGCATCACTGATTATGGATGACTACCATTGCAAAAAGAGTGAGCGTTTATTATAGAATTATTGATAATTATAATAAAGACTTGATAATGCTGACAGTCAACCCGAATGTATGGGTGTCGAATTAAGTCATAACtataaaaataaaaatacAGTGGAAGTCCCAGATCGTGCCTGCGATGGCTAGCAGTAGCTAGCTGAAGACTGAGAATTATGGAATCGGCGAAGCGCAGAGTGATCAGGAGCGGTTGAAATATGAgagtgggagaaggatcTGCTGGGTGCCACAGCTCTTTTTTCTAAGACGGCCGGGACTTGAAAGCGAGGACAGACCTCTACGGAAGATAGAGAAGAAACCACGTTGCTTATTGCCGGCACGTATATGGGATCATTGAGCTTAATTATTCTTAGCTTTGAATGACACCTTGTTTTTTATACAGTATAGGTACTCACCAAGATTGCCACTTGTTCAATCAACCACGCAACCCTGCACCTAGCCTCTGCATCCCAATCGTCGCCCTTGTCCTCAACCGACCTTCGTTCGCTTGCGACAAAACGCATCAACGCATCCTCTACTTCTTCGGATTGCAGCTCGCGTCCATTGGACAAGTCCCggaagagcttgaggatGGATGACAGCGGTACACGTGACGAGTCTTGATATGTCGAAGTGGGTGACAAGCGGAATGAATCTTCATGATGTTCCGAACGGGAGGATTCAGCGTGGAGAGGGTTCATATGAGCAAACTGGGTTGACCAAGATGAGGGTGTAAGGTCAAGTGATATCTCTCGGAAACAATGGAAATCGGAAGCTTTTAATGGACTCAGAGGCTCACCGTCAAAGATAGCACATTGACGGTGCAGTTGTCTCTTATTCTGGCCCAGAGGAAGATTGCGCAAAGTGGGAGTGTTTGGTAAAGAGCCATCCTGGGAATAAGAGCTCTGTACAAGGGTAGTAGAAGTAGACAACGTTGGtgaaggatgagattgtTGACTGGACAATGATACAGAGGTATCGATATGAAGCTCTTCCCCTCGCTGGGCCGCGGATTTTGTCACATTTTTAGACCTCGTCAATCTAAACTTGGTCGGTAAGCGGGTATAAGATGACTCGTCTTTGAAGTCCGACACCGAACGCGAAGTCAATTTACTCCGCCTCTTATCTTCGTGCAGGATCTCCACCTTTTTCATCGGGAAGCGGAACTCTATCGCCCTGGTCTTGATGGTGTCTCGTATTACAGCCTGTCTGATTGTGAAAGTGCTGACGCTTGAAGCCCGTTTGCCCAAGTCATGTACCTGAGACCCGCTTGTCCGTGCAGAAGACATAGTTGCTGGAGTTGCACATCGTGAGCGATAATGGGTCTCAAATTGTctttcgtcttcatcatcattttcagTGATCTGAACAGGTAAGGATATGTCTCGAATATATTGCTCGAGGTCGAAGGAAACGTCTCTAGCATGGCGTGTCTCGCCGGACAACCAATTGGATGGTACGTTTAAATTCGAGACTGTCGTTGGCGAGAAGTGAAGGCCGAATGTGAATCGAAGGAAGTAAAATAGCTTTCTCAATGGCATGTCATTCACTATGTTCTGTTCCAGTGAATTAAACATCGTTTCAGCCTGTTCCCTCCCACCGCCAAGGAACCATCCCCCCTCAAGGACATGATAGCGCATATCCAAAAGCctccaaagaagaatggatcGTGCTTCTGAGATATTGGCACATCCTAGGGAAGTGTAAACGTCATCGCCAGGAGCtaatgaagaggatgaagatgaattgGACCTGTTAGAATAGGGTATACGCGGTACTGAGGTGGCTCCATTATGTGAGTGAATCGCGGGCAAAGAAGGTCGACGATAAGGGTTGGGGAAGTCGAATTTACTTAGTGACGAATGGGCATGCTTATGGGAGAACCACTTGGGGCTGAGCTTGGGCTTGAAGGAGGGGCTGTGCGAAGACTTTCGGACCAAGCGGTAACTGCAGTAATCACCGTCGACGAATGGCTGTGCGAGACCAAACAGTCCGAGTACGTCCATGATGGTGTCGCCGTTTTCGTCACTGACTCTTTGTTTCATGGTCTTGCATTCTTCCAAAAGGAGCGGATAAGGTACGCCGGCCTGGAGCCGTCGTTCGATCCACGATGTGATATTCTGGTATGGCCGggattgaggatgaagatagGTGCTCAGGCCAGAAGAGTTGAGCCTTGCGACAAGCTGGGATGACGTGACAAAGCCCAGGACGAACCTGACCTCgtgaaggatgggcgaGATAATGGTGCGCACCACTGGGGGATAGCCTCGGATGAGAGTCTGTGCGCACCATCAGAGATCAGCCGTTGGCACAGAAAGGAGACTAGAGCACGGGACACTAACTTCGAATTCGACCTTTGTTAGTTTGCGACTGATGTCATCGACCACATTCTCAGCTACGGCCTCTGAagatctccatctccttccaaTGTACTCCAGGCACAGCTCTAACACTAGCTCCTGTTCGTAGTGTAATGTTTTCGAGATGAGCCGCTCTTCTTTGCTTAGTCGTGCAAGCGCATCAATTAACTGGTTACGAGTCAgggcaggaaggaaggaattGGGGAGAAGTGACGGTGGCAGAGGCGGTTCTGGAGCAGGAAAGTAAGGGTTCGCAGGAAGACGGGTGAATGGTAGAAGGGTTGATAAGAGAGGTGTGGAGAGAGCGTTGCGGATGGCTGGTAATGAATGGGCCTGATGACCATCGGTCAATTTTGTCTAGTCTCTAGTAGTAGACAGTTGACTGACTCACTCGACTGTAAGCAAGAGAAACCTCCTTACACCATTCTCTAACTCTCCTGCCTCGCCTCATGCTCTGAAGCACGAACTCCTGTAAAACATCCGACACTTCTTTGCTTGATAATCCTGGTGTTTCAAGAAACTGACCGAGATCCTTGTCTCTCGCATCATTGGAAAGCTGCGGTGTTGTGAGCGGGTGCTAAGCGCATTGCAGCGAGAGACGTGTAGGAATGAGCGGGGATTGTACGTACGCTCATTGTAAAcggtgatgagaaagaagaagataacGGTGGttaagaaagaagggagaaggaaggatgaaggCTGTCTGACGCTAGGTATACCCGCTTTGGAGCAGGCAAAATTCCCATCATGATCTTCGTCCACCTTGCTCAACCCACCCCCCCTTGTCACCATCCAAAACAAGGATTCGAGAAAGCATCAGACCGCGAAGGTCCAGTGATGACTGATGCTGATTGAAAAACGATTAGAGCTCTTGGGAGAGGCCTGTCAGCAGACTAACTCGCTTCTTAATGTATCGAGACATGTCTGTGCGCCGTTTGTGACGAAATGGATCCAAAAAATTGGTTCCACTGTCCACGCCAGACGGGTTTGATGGATCCAAGGGATTCCGGTGAGTGCCGCGAAAGGTATTCCAATGTGTCTTCGTTGTGATGTGCACTTCCTTTCGAAGACGCTTAGAAGAAATCTCGTCTGTAGTGCAGTGCCATGttacttttcttctttcattcgGCAAAATGGACATGCCATGTTGACAGCGACCGGTTAGTCACCGGGTCCTAGCTTTCTGTTCCAAGTTCAGCTCCTCGTGCGCGATTCCGGCGATTCCGGCATGCACCGGAACCAGAAACGGAGAACAGAATAAGCAGCTCCGTGATCTGGCTGGTCATCCAATGTCGCAGACGCTGCCCAGGACGGTGGTGAAAGTGACAGATAGCTGCATGAGCTTTCGAAGAGCATGCTAATCTTCAAAGCATCTGCTCTCTTGTCTCTGAAATTGATATACTGTGTCCAGCTTAATATGATCTTTTGCTTTCATTCGAATTGGACTTTTTAAGGTTTTTAATTTTCCCTGTAGTGACGCGCACAGGAAGTGACCACGCAATGCTTCAAAATGCTTCCAGCCTCCCAGCCCTCAATCCTCAGCAGCGAGAACAGGACGCAGAACACAGGAGAAGGTTTTCTTCCGTTGATTCGCTTGTTCAACCTCCCCCACTCCCGTACTTTACGGATGTTTATTTGCTAAGAAGAGGTGTCATCTGCTATAACCGTCTACGACCGTCGACCCCTCGAGCCATTGACAGTCAATTAAGTTCCTGATCATTTGTAAGGGCAAATGCACAAATACTTTTCATTTATATACCATGTAGCCATGAGTCTATATCAtactccttcatctctgaCCCAACAACTCAGCTTATTGAACGAAAATGGCCCAAACAACAAAGCCGGTACTCGTCATCTATGGCGCGACAGCGTACACCGCTCAGCAATTATTTACGTACCTTGAGGAGCACCCTGAGGCAGGAGACTTTGACTTTATCCTTGCTGGTCGTAACCAAACCAAGCTTGACAAGTTGAATGGGAGTCTCAAGATACAAAGAGAGGTTATCGCCTGCGAGTTGAGtgacgaggaaggggtTGAGGCGATGGTCAAGAGGGGAAATGTCATAGTCAATTTCGCTGGTAAGTAACTCTTGATTTCACCTTATGCATTCCAAAATGTTGATCTAATTGTTAGGTCCTTACCGATGGCACAATGCTGAAGCCATAATTCGGTTCGTTTATCTCTTACCTTGGCCAACACCACTTCACAAAGACTGACCAATACCAAAGTGCATGTTCCAAGGCTGGAAAGCACTACATCGACCTTTGCGGCGAATCTGCATGGCTGGCCAAAGACATCATTCCAAAGTACCATTCGATCGCCAGCTCCACGGGGGCCTGTATTGTTCCTTCCTGTGGTTTTGATTCTGTTCCTTCGTGAGCAACTTTATCTTAGTTGATTGGAATCAAGCTGATTGGTTGATCTAAGAGACCTGGTCGTGCATCTTGCTAATCAAACCCTCCAAACGGTTCGACCCGGATCCACATTGGCTGACTCGACCTCCATATTCAAAGTGAAAGGCACCATCAGCGGTGGAACTGTCCAGTCTATGATCACCCTTACCGAGCTTCCCAAGGAAGAGCGAAGGGCCGGTGAATTCACCCTCTGTCCTGGTAGTAAGTCGATTCCCCTCTTCGGCGACCTCATCAAGCTCAATTGTGACAGTCCAACTCCCGTCCACACCTCCTGCGCttaccttctcccttccttctaCCCCTCTTACTCCCGCTCGTTTTgcatcctttttcttcatgTACGTCTACAATCGAACTGTCGTCCGCCGTTCCCAGTTTCTCTCTGGCGCCTTGTCTACAAAGTCCGGTGGTAAGGTTATGAAGTACGCTGAAGGCTTAGACATTGGATATGGTAAATTCGGGTCAGCCTTAGCTACCATCGGGATGATGGTTTTCGGAGGCCTGTTTTTCGGTTTTAAATGTGTAAGTAAAGAATTTCCTGACATGTGTAACGTATCTAACTCATTGCCGCAGCTTAGGAACATAATCCTTCGATACTTGCCCAAgcagggagaaggagctcCCCTGGAGTAGGCCATGCACCTGTGACAACATGCGACCTGTGAATGCTAATAACTTACGATCGTAGGCAGCTGAAAGCTGGTCACTACCAAGTCACCAACCTTTCCATTGAGGAATCATCCGCTCCCGACCACAAGCCTGTGAAGATCCTCACAAGGTTCGACGGTGAAGGCGACCCTGGATACCTTAACACTTGCTGTATGTCCTTTTCAACTTCTTACTATCCGCATCGCTAACAACATCTGACAGACTTACTTGCTGAGTCCGCCTTGGCCCTGGTTCTGCCTGCCCCCAAGGGCACTTCCCGTCCACCTCTAGCCAAGGCTGGTGGCCTTTTAACCCCTGCGACAGCTATGGGTGATGTTCTTATTGAGCGATTGAGAAAGAGTGGCAAGTTCCAGATTACCAGCGAGGTGTTgagtgaggagaagaagaaggatatcTAATTTCTCAATATTCTTTTGATGAGGAGTTTTAGGTTTGCCACATTCTATGTTTTACATATGGTAATAATATTCTTGGGGCAACATGCAGCATTTGGCCGTACATCTCTCATCAATGCATGTCAGACGTGGGACATATAAGATAGTATCGCGCAAGATAAATCCTTGATCATTGATCAGTCGTGCCAGATCCGGAAGCCCAGATCACCCCCATTCGTACTGAAgaactcttcatcaaccCAACGTTTCCCTTCCCGATACTTTTCgtctttctcatccttcttcccatcatgGGTATCCGTACCGTTTGCTTGCccctcttcaaccttgGCTGGCTTTTGTTCTCCCTCGTTCGCCTTGTCGTCGGCATCTATAGTATCCTCTTTGATTTCTTCCGCGAGTTTAGTTGATTCGTCGTCGGAAAAGGCCCCAATGTCCTCTTGCTGCCCTGTGATCGAGGACGCTTCACTGGActgcttctttctcttgaaagagatcatcttcttgctgATTACAGGCGAGTTACCGTCTTTTCCAGCCTTTTGAGATGGTAACTTGAACTTGAATTTATGATCGGACATGGACTTGAGCATTCTATGAGCAAGTGAAATTTGATTGGGCATTCTGTCTTGGCAAGATTGAATAAATTCCAGTTCGAGTTCTGATTCACATTCATGAGCTGCTTGTTCGTCATCCGAGTCATGCTTTGGCAGTGGGCCTGGTGTCGGTACTCTATTGCGACGTTTCTCGTTGACTAGTTTACGCCGGTTTCCCCTGTTTTTGGAGTGTGGCTGTTGAGAGAAATCCTGGTCCTTCCCCTTAAGTGCGTTACCTTGCGATACATTGTCCTTCTCATTCGAGGTTGATAAAGTGTTACTGATTTCCTCGGTAATCAAAATGCGGGGAGAGTCGATTGTGTCTGCGACACAGCTGGCCACACAAGTATCTGATGAAGGTTCAGgttcgtcttcttccggaGTGACAGGGTCAGCGTAAGTGATCATTGGTGCATAAGTCTGTGATAACGTCAACTGTTCTTGGTGGACTGATTGTGATAAATTTTCTTCTGACTCACCTGGTCGCTCAAACTATCGTCGGCAGCTTTTCTTGGCTTGGGCAACCGGGTTGGATCAATCTCACCGTCAATTAAACTCTCCGCCATATCCTCCAGGACGCATAttgcttccttccctttgaTTTTATAATCTTTCTGCTCAAATTTccgtttcttcttcttcgtttgGTGAGAAACAAAAATATGTTCATGAGCTTGAACAAGGCTTTGCGGGATGCTATCGACTACTGACGTAGTATTATCGGTGTGATGTATGGATTGAGCGGTAAATGGAATATAGGCTTCAGATGTGGTTAGGTTGGGATAAGTAGGAACCGTTGACGATGTTGCTTGGGGTGCTAGATCGAGAAATGACGTTTGCACAGGTGCAGGGGAAAATCGGCTCTCTGGTAACGGAGAAATCGCGGATGAAGCAAGAAAAATAGGGGCCTTTGCTAATGACGATTGATAAGGGGTATATGGCCACTGGAATGGTGCAGGAGCAAAGCTAAACTCGCTTAAATTTTCTTCTGCACTATAACGGCTCTGATATGGGACCAAAGAttgtggaaagaaggtgCTGAACTCCATGCTGggtgaagaaagaagatgaacagGTGCGGGAGAGTAGAACTGAGTCTGATGGGATGGCTGAAAACGCACACGATGTTCGGCCAATGTCATCGAAGGGTGTAATGAGGGCGACAATGGTTGGTAGATATGCGAGCGAGGAGGTAAACTGGGAGATAGGTGTACCGTGTCTTCTCGATGGGCGATGCTCGCAAAACCAGAGGCCGGCTGTGCATGTTCGACAAACCCACGATAATTCTCAGCTTTCGATTCTACCTGTCGGTCGAGATAAGGTGTTGAGTACGAGTCCGGCTCAAATGCTTCTTTTTTAGGAGTATATAGCAAGTTGGACCCATCTTGAGGAGCATGCCATGGCTCGGTGTTGTTGTTAGATGGAGTCGGACTATATGCGGGGGGCTGTTGCAATATAATGGGGCGAGCAGAGATCGAATTGGAAAATATCCCCCCATTTCGGTGTCTGGGGAGGGTACATCTCTGTTTGAAGCAAAACTTTGAGCACCGTCCTAGCTGGGAGCCCCGAAAAACCCACTGTCTCTGAAGCAAGACTAGCGAGCTTTACTTTTGATCCCATCCTGTAAGATCTTGGGGATGGTATTGAAGACGATCCAGAAAAAgtctctccatccctcccACGTTCGCTGTTCGGTTTCTTTGCAAAGAGCGAAGTTGCTCGACCTTTGACAGACCCTAAAATCTGGTCGTATTTTGCGTTCAAAGATCGCTTACTGCGACCGCGATTTTTTAGAGGTGGATTTTTTGTTGCGAGAGCTAGCGCATCGGATAGGCATGGGTGATATACGTTTGCGTTCCTTATGAGGGGTATCATCAGTGGCAAATTACCGActagatgaagaagacgaccTACACCCCGCTAACCGGTGTCCGATCGACATGATCCACGGTGTCcaaagcgaagaaggacatGATGATTGGAGTTCGCTTACCTTTGGTATAAACCAGTGTTGTTTCTGAAgaggtgaggaagaaaatgatCTAGGGCAATAACAGAAATcgtttgaagaagaagtaaaagaaaagaacaCACGTCAGAcaagcatcatcatcattcatttTGAATACTCATCACggcaccttcttccttgcaTGCGCATTATTCATGATGAGATGCTCGCAGCCGCCGGATTTCGGCTGCAATCAAGAACGATATCGCGTACGGCGATGTCCGCCTCcactccatcttccaacaacCACCACAGTGCCCGATAACACTACGACGAAAATTGTTCTTTTTTGGATCTTGTCGACAACGGCGACCAAAACAAGAACTTGATCATGTCCTCCCAAGCCCTCGACTCCGCCAAAGTTGCCTTCATCGAGGCTGCCATCGAACATGGCGTGCTTCTTTTCGGCAACTTTACCTTGAAGTCCGGCCGGTGAGCCATATTGCAGCGCTTCACAGTCCAATCGAATCTGACATGTGTTCAGCCAATCCCCTTACTTCTTCAATGCCGGTCTCCTTTACTCTTCATCGCTTCTCTCAACTACCGCTCAGGCTTACGCCAAGGTACTTTCCTCTTCTAGGATTCCTGACTTTGACGTCCTCTTCGGCCCAGCTTACAAGGGTATCTCCTTGGCTGCTGTCTCCGCTGTAAGCCTTTATCAGCAAACCGGCAAAGATATCGGCTACTGCTACaacaggaaggagaagaaggacgtgAGTCTGTCCTAACCAGTGCGACAGCGATGAGCTCATAAGCCAGTAGCACGGTGAGGGCGGTACTATGGTCGGTGCGCCTCTCAAGGGACGaatcgtcatcatcgacGATGTTCTCACCTCTGGCAAGGCCATCCGTGAAGCTATTGACATTCTCAAGGCCTCCCCTGAAGCGAAGCTTGTCGGAATTGTCCAGCTTGTCGACAGACAAGAGAAAGGCCAGAGCGGTAGCGGCAAGAGTACCGTAcaggaggttgaggaagagttCGGTGTGCCTGTCGAGCCTATTATTGGTTTGGACGACATTGTGAAGTACTTAGAAAGCTCCGGCaagtgggaaaaggagcTGCA from Cryptococcus neoformans var. neoformans B-3501A chromosome 7, whole genome shotgun sequence encodes:
- a CDS encoding hypothetical protein (HMMPfam hit to WD40, WD domain, G-beta repeat, score: 116.6, E(): 5.9e-32), producing the protein MSIYDTEFSRRIRSSITVPPSPVSQSPRYDLRSTNPAVASSSRLGPAGVEARESKMDVFGSVGMTPTKSSSPRLKGKGITREYGDRFIPTREGSDLHAAYQFMEGVRGQVKVKTRRKSGQLPSDGDVRREQVQATFTHLLKTELFPSPTSSPRPNNQPAKTRHQKLAQPMTFDNSNIPSNPPSYPVSSAGNTPLHHRPPPMALPASGPGNPSGAAMERELSPASTLPPLPMHAPSTPTSGHGRPPGAGPSSSHHRAHQSQVALTASVPRGESNSQSATRRSAFSPPPNSSTNGGFSPSTPTKKRILNFGSPSRTAGLSGVTNRAETLEDMSHPAYSLSPVGKESQRVLLSPQKGVRAIPKTPFKVLDAPDLADDFYLNLISWSASNVLGVGLNSCVYLWSAQSSKVTKLCDLAAGVELGEGGDVITGLEWTNKGSTLAIGTNNGLVEIWDAEYCKRIRVMSGHSGRVGALAWNSHILSSGSRDRTILHRDTRIPDQYIRRLQGHHKQEICGLRWNCDTDQLASGGNDNKLFVWGGVDARPTWRFGEHRAAVKAIAWSPHQRGLLASGGGTADKKIRFWNSLTGGLVSETDTGSQVCNLMWSKNSNEIVSTHGYSGGPISNQIHIWKYPSMTQIATLTGHNYRVLYLAMSPDGQTIVTGAGDETLRFWNAFQKAKGEVGYTKGPVGATVGGFGGLR
- a CDS encoding hypothetical protein (HMMPfam hit to Pribosyltran, Phosphoribosyl transferase domain, score: 112.5, E(): 9.9e-31); translation: MSSQALDSAKVAFIEAAIEHGVLLFGNFTLKSGRQSPYFFNAGLLYSSSLLSTTAQAYAKVLSSSRIPDFDVLFGPAYKGISLAAVSAVSLYQQTGKDIGYCYNRKEKKDHGEGGTMVGAPLKGRIVIIDDVLTSGKAIREAIDILKASPEAKLVGIVQLVDRQEKGQSGSGKSTVQEVEEEFGVPVEPIIGLDDIVKYLESSGKWEKELQEVRKYRAEYGVQRS
- a CDS encoding hypothetical protein (HMMPfam hit to A_deamin, Adenosine-deaminase (editase) domain, score: -1.6, E(): 4.6e-12) yields the protein MTPLSDRIAQSSTSLYETLPKHGKPSVRDNGVPEWTILSVISLVVRQPSTFDSDHSDVVIPVSLGTGVKVLPHQRLPPLGDAVHDCHGEVVARRGFVRWLIFQAALLDQKENGEIGQGPRALYVERGENGKLKLKDGVDVWLYVSALPCGDASTLYTAMHQPPEEASQWTEPPIPQDTLASSSTSLFASSHPLRGRNTYSTVSTLRTKPGRPDSPPTTSMSCSDKIAIWVCVGLQGGLLADLYEKVKLEGLVIGGVEQPPEWTDRKNVWEDKIKAEAARALYGRLESIKSMLPKEYPLHKPQLHFTPMPFSHSKPSISSTYPTAPEPQPSPLSLSFLPWLLIPDYKPGKPPKQSEREIISNGTRLGFPWKAPGTTPVRPKGRSRLCKIETLLAYEGLLDTRQLKDQKTYWEYKHRSMSAYQTAKSLLRGIPKKVPGTGVWQQLGEVWSTFAPEGLIEDQQAPPFKGWLVSGKDYESFTSVGELLRGADNIS